A single window of Vibrio alfacsensis DNA harbors:
- a CDS encoding chemotaxis protein CheX, translated as MRAEFVNPFLASLMNVLKTMASLELKPQKPRIKKDEIARGDVSGLIGMVGQQTRGSMSITFDEALALEIMQNMLGERPNGVNEEVTDMVGEITNMVTGGAKRILAESGFDFDMATPIVVSGKGHTIRHKCEGSIIIMPFSSQWGNAFIEICFE; from the coding sequence ATGCGCGCTGAATTTGTAAACCCGTTTTTAGCTTCTCTCATGAATGTGCTAAAAACCATGGCTTCACTTGAGTTGAAGCCACAAAAACCGCGAATCAAGAAAGATGAGATCGCACGAGGGGACGTTTCTGGACTTATTGGTATGGTTGGCCAACAAACACGTGGCTCAATGTCAATTACCTTTGATGAAGCGCTAGCACTAGAAATCATGCAAAACATGCTTGGTGAACGCCCTAACGGTGTGAATGAAGAAGTCACCGATATGGTTGGCGAGATCACGAACATGGTTACAGGTGGGGCGAAGCGCATTCTAGCAGAGAGCGGTTTTGATTTTGATATGGCAACACCTATCGTCGTATCAGGTAAAGGTCACACTATTCGCCACAAGTGTGAAGGCTCAATCATCATCATGCCTTTCTCTTCACAATGGGGAAATGCATTCATCGAGATTTGCTTCGAGTAA
- the dusA gene encoding tRNA dihydrouridine(20/20a) synthase DusA yields the protein MTHSCRLSVAPMLDWTDRHCRYFHRLMTKETLLYTEMVTTGAIIHGKGDFLAYNEEEHPLALQLGGSNPVDLAKCAKLAQDRGYDEINLNVGCPSDRVQNGRFGACLMGEPQLVADCVAAMKDVVDVPVTVKTRIGIDHQDSYEFLTDFISIVSEKGGCEQFTIHARKAWLSGLSPKENREIPPLDYPRAYQLKKDFSHLTIAVNGGVKSLEEAKEHLLHLDGVMIGREAYQSPYLLASVDQELFGSSAPVKKRSEIVEEMYPYIEAQLAKGAYIGHITRHMLGLFQNMPGARQWRRHISENAHKPGSGLEVLQDALAKIPKELNV from the coding sequence ATGACTCATTCTTGCAGGCTCTCTGTTGCACCAATGCTGGATTGGACTGATCGTCATTGTCGCTACTTCCATCGCTTGATGACCAAGGAAACCTTGTTGTACACCGAAATGGTGACGACTGGTGCGATCATTCATGGAAAAGGAGATTTTCTTGCTTATAACGAAGAAGAGCATCCGTTAGCACTACAACTTGGTGGTTCCAACCCAGTTGATTTGGCTAAGTGTGCTAAGTTAGCTCAAGATCGTGGTTATGATGAGATCAACTTAAACGTAGGTTGCCCATCTGATCGTGTTCAAAATGGTCGCTTTGGTGCATGTCTAATGGGCGAGCCACAATTGGTGGCTGACTGTGTGGCTGCGATGAAAGATGTCGTTGATGTACCGGTAACAGTAAAAACGCGTATTGGTATCGATCATCAAGACTCTTACGAATTTCTGACGGACTTTATCTCAATTGTGTCTGAGAAAGGTGGTTGTGAGCAGTTTACTATCCATGCGCGAAAAGCATGGCTAAGTGGTCTGAGCCCGAAAGAGAATCGTGAAATTCCACCACTGGATTACCCACGCGCTTACCAATTAAAAAAAGACTTTTCGCACCTGACTATCGCTGTTAATGGGGGCGTAAAATCGCTAGAAGAAGCAAAAGAGCACTTATTGCATCTTGATGGTGTAATGATTGGTCGTGAAGCCTACCAAAGCCCGTATTTATTAGCGTCAGTGGACCAAGAGTTGTTTGGTTCTAGCGCTCCTGTGAAAAAACGCAGTGAAATCGTTGAAGAGATGTACCCATACATTGAAGCGCAGTTAGCAAAAGGTGCCTACATTGGCCACATTACGCGCCATATGTTAGGACTATTCCAAAACATGCCAGGTGCACGTCAATGGCGCCGTCATATTAGTGAAAATGCGCATAAGCCGGGTTCTGGTCTGGAAGTGTTGCAAGACGCATTAGCGAAGATTCCAAAAGAACTAAATGTGTAA
- the pgi gene encoding glucose-6-phosphate isomerase, translating into MLKNINPTQTQAWKALTAHFESAQDMDLKELFAQDAARFDKYSTHFGSDILVDYSKNLINEETLKHLFELANETELKSAIEAMFSGEAINKTEDRAVLHTALRNRSNKPVMAGGEDVMPAVNAVLEKIKSFTERVIGGEWKGYTGKAITDIVNIGIGGSDLGPYMVTEALAPYKNHLNLHFVSNVDGTHIVETLKKVDPETTLFLIASKTFTTQETMTNAHSARDWFLATAGDQAHVAKHFAALSTNAPAVSEFGIDTDNMFEFWDWVGGRYSLWSAIGLSIALAVGYDNFIELLDGAHEMDNHFVSTDLESNIPVILALIGIWYNNFHGAESEAILPYDQYMHRFAAYFQQGNMESNGKYVDREGNAVTYQTGPIIWGEPGTNGQHAFYQLIHQGTKLIPCDFIAPAISHNPASDHHQKLMSNFFAQTEALAFGKSTETVQAEFAKAGKSEEEMASLVPFKVFEGNRPTNSILVKQITPRTLGNLIAMYEHKIFVQGVIWNIFSFDQWGVELGKQLANQILPELADESEINSHDSSTNGLINAFKAFKA; encoded by the coding sequence ATGTTGAAAAATATCAATCCAACGCAAACACAAGCCTGGAAAGCGTTAACTGCGCATTTCGAATCAGCACAAGATATGGACCTGAAAGAGCTATTTGCTCAAGACGCTGCACGTTTTGATAAATACTCTACTCATTTCGGTTCAGACATCCTAGTCGATTACTCAAAGAACCTAATCAATGAGGAAACGCTAAAGCATTTGTTTGAACTTGCTAATGAGACTGAGCTTAAGTCAGCAATTGAAGCGATGTTCAGTGGTGAAGCGATCAACAAAACGGAAGATCGCGCTGTTCTTCACACAGCACTACGTAACCGTTCGAACAAGCCTGTAATGGCTGGCGGCGAAGATGTAATGCCTGCGGTAAACGCGGTTCTTGAAAAAATTAAATCATTCACTGAACGCGTAATTGGTGGTGAGTGGAAAGGTTACACAGGTAAAGCAATCACAGATATCGTCAACATCGGTATCGGCGGTTCTGACCTTGGTCCTTACATGGTGACAGAAGCACTCGCGCCATATAAAAACCACCTAAACCTACACTTCGTTTCTAACGTTGATGGTACTCACATCGTTGAGACGTTGAAGAAAGTCGACCCAGAGACAACGCTATTCTTGATTGCGTCTAAGACGTTCACGACTCAAGAAACCATGACTAACGCGCACTCTGCACGTGATTGGTTCTTAGCAACAGCAGGTGATCAAGCACACGTTGCTAAGCACTTCGCAGCGCTTTCTACTAACGCTCCTGCGGTATCTGAGTTTGGTATCGACACAGACAATATGTTTGAGTTCTGGGACTGGGTTGGTGGTCGTTACTCACTATGGTCTGCAATCGGTCTGTCAATTGCACTAGCTGTAGGTTACGACAATTTCATCGAGCTTCTAGACGGTGCTCACGAAATGGATAACCACTTCGTGTCGACAGATCTAGAAAGCAACATCCCTGTGATTCTTGCTCTGATTGGTATTTGGTACAACAACTTCCACGGCGCTGAGTCTGAAGCAATCCTACCTTACGATCAGTACATGCACCGTTTCGCGGCGTATTTCCAGCAAGGTAACATGGAATCTAACGGTAAGTACGTTGACCGTGAAGGTAACGCAGTGACTTACCAAACTGGCCCTATCATCTGGGGTGAACCAGGTACTAACGGTCAGCACGCGTTCTACCAGCTGATTCACCAAGGCACTAAGCTGATCCCATGTGACTTCATTGCACCAGCAATCAGCCACAACCCAGCAAGCGACCACCACCAAAAACTGATGTCTAACTTCTTTGCACAAACAGAAGCATTGGCATTTGGTAAGTCTACAGAAACAGTGCAAGCGGAATTTGCGAAAGCAGGTAAGAGCGAAGAAGAAATGGCGTCCCTAGTACCATTCAAAGTATTTGAAGGTAACCGCCCAACGAACTCTATCCTAGTTAAGCAAATCACACCTCGCACGCTAGGTAATCTGATCGCAATGTACGAACACAAGATCTTCGTTCAAGGTGTTATCTGGAATATCTTCAGTTTCGACCAATGGGGTGTTGAGTTAGGTAAACAACTAGCGAATCAAATCCTACCTGAGCTAGCTGATGAGTCTGAAATCAACTCACACGATAGCTCGACAAACGGTCTAATCAATGCATTTAAAGCGTTCAAGGCTTAA
- the rpsR gene encoding 30S ribosomal protein S18 → MARFFRRRKFCRFTAEGVQEIDYKDVATLKNYITEAGKIVPSRITGTSAKYQRQLARAIKRSRYLALLPYTDKHQ, encoded by the coding sequence ATGGCTCGTTTCTTCCGTCGTCGTAAATTCTGCCGTTTCACAGCAGAAGGCGTACAAGAGATTGATTACAAAGACGTAGCAACTCTTAAAAACTACATCACTGAAGCTGGTAAAATCGTTCCTAGCCGTATCACTGGTACAAGCGCTAAATACCAACGTCAACTAGCTCGCGCTATCAAGCGTTCACGCTACCTAGCTCTACTACCGTACACTGACAAGCATCAGTAA
- the alr gene encoding alanine racemase: MKAAKACIDLSALQHNLQRVKQQAPTSKVMAVVKANGYGHGLRHVAKNATHADAFGVARIEEALQLRACGVVKPILLLEGFYSQGDLPVLVTNNIQTVIHCEEQLEALEQAELETPVVVWLKIDSGMHRLGVRPEQYEEFISRLKECSNVAKPLRYMSHFGCADELDSNITLEQLELFMTLTSGCQGERSLAASAGMLAWPQSHLDWVRPGIIMYGVSPFSDKTAQDMGYQPVMTLKSHLIAVRDVKKGESVGYGGMWTSERDTKVGVIAVGYGDGYPRTAPNGTPVLVNGRKVPIAGRVSMDMLTVDLGPDATDKVSDEAILWGKDLPVEEVASHIGTIAYELVTKLTSRVEMEYSK, encoded by the coding sequence ATGAAAGCGGCGAAGGCATGCATTGACTTGTCAGCATTGCAACACAACTTACAACGTGTAAAACAACAAGCGCCAACAAGCAAAGTTATGGCGGTAGTGAAAGCGAATGGTTATGGACACGGTTTACGTCATGTTGCTAAGAATGCTACTCACGCTGATGCTTTTGGCGTTGCTCGTATTGAAGAGGCGCTTCAATTACGAGCATGTGGTGTCGTAAAACCCATTCTTCTATTAGAGGGGTTCTACTCGCAAGGCGATCTTCCCGTGCTTGTCACCAATAACATTCAAACCGTGATTCATTGTGAAGAGCAACTGGAAGCTCTCGAGCAAGCGGAGCTTGAAACGCCTGTTGTTGTTTGGCTGAAAATCGACAGTGGAATGCATCGACTAGGCGTTCGTCCTGAACAATATGAGGAATTTATCTCTCGCTTAAAAGAGTGCTCGAATGTCGCAAAACCACTTCGCTATATGAGCCATTTTGGCTGTGCAGATGAACTCGATAGTAACATTACTCTGGAACAACTAGAGTTATTTATGACGTTGACTTCAGGATGTCAAGGGGAGCGCTCTTTGGCGGCTTCTGCCGGTATGCTTGCATGGCCGCAAAGTCATTTGGATTGGGTTCGTCCTGGTATCATCATGTATGGGGTGTCTCCATTTAGTGACAAAACCGCGCAAGACATGGGGTACCAACCTGTTATGACGCTCAAATCGCATCTGATTGCGGTACGTGATGTGAAGAAAGGCGAGAGTGTCGGTTATGGCGGTATGTGGACCAGTGAGCGTGACACTAAAGTGGGCGTTATTGCGGTAGGCTACGGTGATGGCTATCCACGCACGGCACCTAACGGTACGCCTGTTCTCGTTAACGGTCGTAAAGTGCCGATCGCTGGCCGCGTCTCTATGGATATGTTGACGGTGGATTTAGGGCCAGATGCCACCGATAAAGTCAGTGACGAAGCAATTTTATGGGGTAAAGACTTGCCAGTGGAAGAAGTCGCAAGCCATATTGGTACCATTGCTTACGAACTGGTGACGAAATTAACTTCTCGCGTTGAAATGGAATATTCAAAGTAA
- the pspG gene encoding envelope stress response protein PspG, protein MLELIFILVFAATLLVTGITMMTVFAATGIALVVMFLLGMVGAVLKLLPWLIVIALGIWFFKNCVGQPRYK, encoded by the coding sequence ATGTTGGAGCTTATCTTTATATTAGTCTTTGCCGCGACCTTACTTGTTACAGGTATCACAATGATGACCGTATTTGCCGCAACAGGTATTGCATTAGTTGTGATGTTTTTACTTGGTATGGTGGGCGCTGTTTTGAAATTGCTACCATGGCTGATTGTGATTGCACTGGGTATTTGGTTTTTTAAGAACTGTGTTGGTCAGCCTCGTTATAAGTGA
- the zur gene encoding zinc uptake transcriptional repressor Zur — translation MVKGLDPTIIEQIERICAQRGVRLTPQRRRVFELICSNRRASSAYELLDLLKQSEPQAKPPTVYRALDFLLEQGFIHRVESTNSFITCCSFNTQQHFFQLLICDKCGDVVELEDETLISLLANNAEKHGFKLTNHVIETHGECQTCSSEMKKER, via the coding sequence ATGGTGAAAGGTTTGGACCCAACAATCATTGAACAAATTGAACGTATCTGCGCACAGCGTGGAGTAAGATTAACTCCGCAACGCCGACGCGTGTTTGAGCTAATTTGTTCAAATCGCCGCGCATCGAGTGCGTATGAGCTATTGGATCTACTGAAACAAAGTGAGCCACAAGCAAAACCACCAACAGTATACCGAGCATTAGACTTTCTTCTCGAACAGGGCTTTATTCATCGAGTAGAATCAACCAATAGCTTTATTACTTGCTGCTCATTCAATACTCAACAGCACTTTTTTCAACTACTAATTTGCGATAAATGTGGTGATGTCGTTGAACTTGAAGACGAGACGCTGATATCCTTATTAGCCAATAACGCCGAGAAACACGGTTTCAAATTGACGAATCACGTTATTGAAACCCATGGTGAATGCCAAACTTGTTCCTCGGAGATGAAAAAAGAAAGATAG
- the rpe gene encoding ribulose-phosphate 3-epimerase, with protein MKDFLIAPSILSADFARLGEDVEKVLAAGADVVHFDVMDNHYVPNLTFGAPVCKALRDYGITAPIDVHLMVKPVDRIIPDFAKAGASMITFHIEASEHVDRTLQLIKEHGCKAGVVLNPATPLAHLEFIMDKVDLILLMSVNPGFGGQSFIPHTLDKLRAVRKMIDESGRDIRLEIDGGVKVENIREIAEAGADMFVAGSAIFSEPDYKQVIDKMRTELAQVK; from the coding sequence ATGAAAGATTTTCTAATTGCTCCATCCATTTTATCGGCTGATTTTGCTCGTCTCGGTGAAGACGTAGAGAAAGTACTCGCAGCGGGTGCGGATGTGGTGCACTTCGACGTTATGGATAACCACTATGTACCAAACCTGACTTTTGGTGCGCCAGTGTGTAAAGCATTACGTGATTACGGCATTACGGCACCCATCGATGTTCATCTAATGGTCAAGCCTGTTGATCGTATCATCCCTGACTTTGCCAAGGCTGGTGCGTCGATGATCACATTCCACATTGAAGCATCTGAGCATGTAGACCGTACTCTCCAACTTATCAAAGAGCACGGTTGTAAAGCTGGCGTGGTACTTAACCCTGCAACTCCGCTTGCACACCTTGAGTTCATCATGGACAAAGTTGATTTAATTCTACTGATGTCAGTTAACCCTGGTTTTGGTGGTCAATCATTCATTCCTCACACGCTAGATAAGCTACGTGCAGTACGTAAGATGATTGATGAGTCTGGTCGTGATATTCGCCTAGAAATTGACGGTGGTGTGAAAGTAGAGAACATCCGTGAAATTGCAGAAGCGGGCGCAGACATGTTTGTAGCGGGTTCGGCTATTTTCAGCGAGCCAGATTACAAACAAGTGATTGACAAAATGCGCACTGAACTTGCTCAAGTAAAATAG
- the priB gene encoding primosomal replication protein N, with amino-acid sequence MTNRMELSGTIAKPPIRSKSPSGIEHCRFWLEHRSTVIEADLPRQVYCRMPVVVSGLRSQALTQNLVQGSSIKVGGFVAYQTGRNGVGKLVLHADNITQI; translated from the coding sequence ATGACCAATCGAATGGAGCTGAGTGGCACCATTGCCAAGCCGCCCATTCGTAGTAAAAGCCCTAGTGGCATAGAACACTGTCGGTTTTGGTTAGAGCATCGCTCTACTGTTATCGAAGCTGACCTACCTCGACAAGTTTATTGTCGAATGCCGGTAGTCGTCAGTGGGCTTAGGTCACAAGCATTAACTCAGAATTTAGTACAAGGCAGTAGCATTAAGGTAGGTGGCTTTGTCGCTTATCAAACCGGCCGAAATGGTGTGGGAAAATTAGTGTTACATGCCGACAATATTACTCAAATTTAA
- the rpsF gene encoding 30S ribosomal protein S6 — translation MRHYEIVFMVHPDQSEQVAGMIERYTGSITETGGTIHRLEDWGRRQLAYPINKLHKAHYVLMNVEADQAVIDELETAFRFNDAVLRNMIMRTKAAITEQSIMLKQKEERAPRREERAEAKPEAAAE, via the coding sequence ATGCGTCATTACGAAATCGTATTCATGGTGCACCCAGATCAAAGCGAGCAAGTTGCTGGCATGATCGAGCGTTACACTGGTTCTATCACTGAAACTGGCGGTACAATCCACCGTCTAGAAGATTGGGGTCGTCGTCAACTGGCTTACCCAATCAACAAGCTTCATAAAGCTCACTACGTTCTAATGAACGTTGAAGCTGACCAAGCTGTTATCGATGAGCTAGAAACTGCTTTCCGTTTCAACGATGCAGTTCTACGTAACATGATCATGCGTACTAAAGCGGCTATCACTGAGCAATCTATCATGCTTAAGCAGAAAGAAGAGCGTGCTCCTCGTCGCGAAGAGCGTGCTGAAGCTAAGCCAGAAGCAGCTGCTGAGTAA
- a CDS encoding Dam family site-specific DNA-(adenine-N6)-methyltransferase has translation MKKQRAFLKWAGGKYGLVEDIKRHLPPARKLVEPFVGAGSVFLNTDYEHYLLADINPDLINLYNLLKERPEDYISEAKRWFIAENNRKEAYLSIRAEFNKTDDVMYRSLAFLYMNRFGFNGLCRYNKKGGFNVPFGSYKKPYFPEAEMEFFAEKAKKATFVCEGYPETFSRARKGSVVYCDPPYAPLSNTANFTSYAGNGFTLDDQAALADIAERAATERGIPVLISNHDTTLTRRLYHGAELNVVKVKRTISRNGSGRNKVDELLALFRAPDSDKSNS, from the coding sequence ATGAAAAAGCAACGAGCCTTTCTTAAATGGGCAGGAGGAAAATACGGTCTGGTTGAAGACATAAAACGTCATTTACCACCCGCTCGGAAGCTAGTTGAACCTTTTGTTGGTGCTGGTTCAGTTTTTCTGAATACTGACTATGAGCATTATCTTCTTGCGGATATCAACCCTGACCTGATTAATCTCTACAACTTATTGAAAGAGCGACCTGAAGATTATATCTCTGAAGCGAAGCGTTGGTTTATTGCAGAGAATAACCGTAAAGAAGCTTACTTGAGCATTCGCGCTGAGTTTAATAAAACTGACGATGTCATGTATCGCTCTTTGGCATTTCTATATATGAACCGTTTTGGTTTTAATGGCTTGTGTCGTTACAACAAAAAAGGCGGGTTCAACGTGCCTTTTGGTTCCTATAAAAAGCCGTATTTCCCAGAAGCTGAGATGGAATTCTTTGCTGAAAAAGCCAAGAAAGCCACCTTTGTGTGTGAGGGATATCCAGAAACATTCAGCAGAGCGCGTAAAGGCAGTGTGGTTTATTGCGATCCTCCATACGCACCACTTTCGAACACGGCGAACTTTACCTCTTATGCGGGAAACGGCTTTACGCTTGATGACCAAGCGGCATTGGCTGATATTGCTGAGCGAGCTGCAACCGAACGCGGTATCCCTGTATTAATTTCGAATCACGATACTACGTTGACGCGTCGCCTGTACCATGGTGCAGAGCTTAATGTGGTCAAAGTGAAGCGTACTATCAGCCGCAACGGTAGCGGTCGTAATAAAGTTGATGAGCTGCTTGCTCTATTTCGAGCGCCAGACAGCGATAAATCCAACTCTTAG
- a CDS encoding DUF481 domain-containing protein produces MSRYWLLSFSILCTGLVHAEESVKSEQEIDVPSPLKTEVEFGYQAHTGNTDSRSLNSRLSAEYTAGRHRSMGEWKYYNLYKDGEEDKRSSTYTVQSDYKLGPKTYLYGSFKGVDSRYTAYFKDYTLSGGLGYQFAYTEQFTLEVEIGPGFRYQEPNLDEIDDDDIIFPDIVQEGIFRGNINSTWQALDNLSLGVDVTVVSGKSNTRFDSDLNVINKITEDIALKLTHSRQYHDKVPNNLEKADSVFSVNLLFVF; encoded by the coding sequence GTGTCCCGATACTGGTTACTTAGCTTTAGCATACTCTGCACAGGCCTTGTGCACGCTGAAGAATCAGTAAAATCAGAGCAAGAAATTGATGTACCTAGCCCCCTCAAGACCGAGGTTGAATTTGGCTATCAAGCTCATACAGGGAATACAGACTCTCGGTCCCTAAACTCCCGTTTAAGTGCTGAGTATACCGCTGGACGCCACCGTTCAATGGGCGAATGGAAATATTACAATCTTTATAAAGATGGGGAAGAGGATAAACGTTCTTCGACCTACACTGTCCAAAGTGACTATAAGTTAGGACCAAAAACATACCTATACGGCAGTTTTAAAGGTGTTGACTCTCGCTATACCGCTTATTTTAAGGACTATACTCTTTCTGGTGGTTTAGGTTATCAGTTTGCTTACACTGAGCAATTTACGTTAGAAGTCGAAATTGGCCCTGGTTTTCGTTATCAAGAACCAAACTTAGATGAGATCGATGACGATGACATTATCTTTCCAGATATTGTTCAAGAGGGTATTTTTCGTGGAAATATTAACTCAACGTGGCAAGCTCTCGACAATTTGAGTTTAGGGGTCGATGTCACCGTAGTTAGTGGTAAGAGCAACACCCGTTTCGATAGTGATCTTAATGTTATCAACAAGATAACGGAGGACATTGCATTAAAGCTTACTCATTCTCGCCAATACCACGACAAGGTACCAAATAACCTTGAAAAAGCGGACAGTGTTTTCTCTGTAAACCTTCTTTTCGTTTTTTAA
- a CDS encoding replicative DNA helicase yields the protein MAENRSRKPLDSQVDAIKVPPHSLEAEQSVIGGLLLDNERWDTVAERVVSSDFYSRPHRLIFDGVKSILEAGKPLDLITLSEHLERHERIEDVGGFAYLADLAKNTPSAANINAYADIVAERAIVRGLIGVANEIADAGYDPQGRSSEDLIDLAESKVFAIAESRTSENEGPQNVDNILEKTLERIELLYKTPQDGVTGVDTGFTDLNKKTAGLQGSDLVIVAARPSMGKTTFAMNLCENAAMQQEKPVLIFSLEMPAEQLMMRMLASLSRVDQTKIRTGQLDDEDWARISSTMGILMQKKNMYIDDSSGLTPTEVRSRARRVAREHGGLSMIMVDYLQLMRVPAMSDNRTLEIAEISRSLKALAKELNVPVVALSQLNRSLEQRADKRPVNSDLRESGSIEQDADLIMFIYRDEVYHPDSPYKGTAEIILGKQRNGPIGSVRLTFQGQHSRFDNYAGPAFDIDDE from the coding sequence ATGGCGGAAAATAGAAGTCGCAAACCTTTAGACAGTCAGGTAGACGCAATAAAAGTCCCACCTCATTCACTGGAAGCAGAACAGTCAGTGATTGGCGGTCTCTTATTAGACAACGAACGTTGGGACACGGTTGCAGAGCGTGTTGTTAGCAGCGATTTCTATAGCCGTCCACACCGTCTGATTTTTGATGGGGTGAAGTCCATTCTCGAAGCGGGCAAGCCTCTCGACTTGATTACTTTATCTGAACACTTAGAGCGGCATGAGCGAATCGAAGATGTAGGTGGCTTTGCTTACCTTGCTGATTTAGCTAAGAACACGCCGAGTGCAGCAAACATTAATGCGTACGCTGATATCGTCGCAGAGCGTGCGATTGTTCGTGGACTTATTGGTGTCGCAAATGAGATTGCTGATGCAGGTTATGATCCTCAGGGGCGTAGCTCAGAAGATTTGATCGACTTAGCGGAAAGTAAAGTTTTCGCTATTGCCGAATCTCGTACTAGCGAAAATGAAGGCCCGCAGAATGTCGATAACATTCTTGAAAAAACGTTAGAACGTATTGAGCTGTTATATAAAACACCGCAAGACGGTGTGACAGGTGTTGATACTGGGTTTACTGATCTGAATAAGAAAACCGCGGGTCTGCAAGGTTCTGATTTAGTCATCGTTGCGGCTCGTCCCTCGATGGGTAAAACCACATTTGCGATGAACTTGTGTGAAAATGCGGCAATGCAGCAAGAAAAACCGGTACTGATTTTCTCTCTAGAGATGCCCGCTGAACAGCTAATGATGCGTATGTTGGCCTCTTTATCTCGCGTTGATCAAACTAAGATTCGTACAGGTCAGTTGGACGATGAAGATTGGGCACGTATTTCTTCTACGATGGGAATCCTCATGCAGAAGAAAAACATGTACATTGATGACAGTTCAGGTCTAACACCGACAGAAGTTCGTTCCCGTGCTCGTCGAGTGGCTCGTGAACACGGAGGTCTATCGATGATCATGGTCGATTACCTTCAATTGATGCGTGTTCCTGCAATGTCGGATAACCGTACCCTTGAAATCGCAGAAATATCTCGCTCACTAAAAGCATTGGCGAAAGAACTTAATGTACCTGTTGTTGCACTATCACAGTTAAACCGTTCACTAGAGCAACGTGCAGATAAGCGCCCTGTTAACTCGGACTTGCGTGAATCGGGTTCCATTGAGCAGGATGCTGACTTGATCATGTTCATTTACCGTGACGAGGTTTATCACCCTGATAGCCCATATAAAGGCACGGCAGAAATTATTCTTGGTAAACAGCGTAATGGCCCAATTGGCTCTGTTCGCTTAACGTTCCAAGGTCAACACTCTCGCTTTGATAATTACGCGGGACCAGCATTTGATATCGATGATGAGTAA
- a CDS encoding secondary thiamine-phosphate synthase enzyme YjbQ — translation MWAQKTLQLKTRSRGFHLITDEIEQQLPQIQSLSVGLLHLFIQHTSASLTLNENADPTVRMDMEAHFNKFVPERAPYYQHTYEGDDDMPAHIKASLLGNSVTIPIQNGQLALGTWQGIYLGEHRDEAGSRRIVCTINGE, via the coding sequence ATGTGGGCACAAAAAACACTGCAATTAAAAACGCGTAGCCGAGGCTTTCATCTCATCACTGATGAAATTGAACAACAATTACCTCAAATCCAATCACTCTCAGTAGGTTTGTTACATCTATTCATTCAGCATACTTCTGCCAGTTTGACCTTAAATGAAAATGCCGATCCGACTGTTCGCATGGATATGGAAGCCCATTTTAATAAATTTGTGCCTGAACGAGCACCATACTATCAACACACTTATGAAGGCGATGATGATATGCCCGCACATATTAAAGCATCGTTGCTTGGTAATAGTGTGACGATTCCTATCCAAAACGGCCAATTAGCTTTAGGTACATGGCAAGGAATTTACTTAGGCGAACATCGAGACGAAGCCGGTAGTCGCCGCATTGTCTGCACCATTAATGGAGAGTAA
- the rplI gene encoding 50S ribosomal protein L9: protein MQVILLDKIGNLGGLGDTVNVKSGYARNFLIPQGKAVMATKANVEMFEARRAELEAKVAEQLVAAEARAEKVNALEAVVIASKAGDEGKLFGSIGTRDIAEAITAAGVEVVKSEVRLPEGALRTTGEFEISIQLHSEVFATAKVQVVAAD, encoded by the coding sequence ATGCAAGTTATTCTACTTGATAAAATCGGTAACCTAGGTGGTCTTGGCGATACTGTAAACGTTAAATCTGGCTACGCTCGTAACTTCCTTATCCCTCAAGGTAAAGCAGTTATGGCTACTAAAGCTAACGTTGAAATGTTTGAAGCTCGTCGCGCTGAACTAGAAGCTAAAGTTGCTGAGCAACTAGTAGCTGCTGAAGCACGTGCTGAGAAAGTTAACGCTCTAGAAGCAGTTGTTATTGCATCTAAAGCTGGTGACGAAGGCAAATTATTCGGTTCTATCGGTACTCGTGACATCGCTGAAGCTATTACAGCTGCTGGCGTTGAAGTTGTTAAGAGCGAAGTTCGTCTTCCAGAAGGCGCACTACGTACAACTGGTGAGTTCGAAATTAGCATCCAACTTCACTCTGAAGTTTTCGCTACTGCGAAAGTACAAGTTGTTGCTGCTGACTAA